The following proteins are co-located in the Rheinheimera salexigens genome:
- a CDS encoding exonuclease domain-containing protein, with protein MRQLPTYYYLSHFHEFLQFVQGPCADLLHPQHQAFLADFHAASKDQQCALVRCINRKTSAIKISSLSFGELPNIQDLLVQLIALGWLAHPTIDDIDQWLLALTKDELFTVYSECASNDGSINISEANSMSKISKSASKPQLLAACRQLPKQAFTDCSAFNRYVLRKVDPIIDYFLFLYFGNTTSRLNQFSLRDLGIMQTREEYAQMQSRFDCKVAAFSNFVLSKHLSKPGQLSFDSAQEIEAALAAVPQPIGHNAVEKHNAIVYQLAVALLPFDSNRALNLLLKIESEQAQEKWCREAYKTAEPQLVKTHLENIIDNPISDRLLSFAEDFLARKYQQKRTSVLTDMLRKGNQHLCLDEVYKGDVERGVVAHYAHLGKPAYRTENCLWRSLFGLIFWQELFETPGLGLATQFDLMPSCLKQNNFYAAASQQIEHKLNCLNNAEAILLLINKNAAQYYATKQGIFQWRNDLLQQLSVFIKHAPVAGITAQLRRISKDWLGCHDGFPDIMLIDQGKLRFEEIKAQGDVLRRNQLMCIKSLRETGFDVRITTVDFIVDPNQPYVVVDIETTGGRTGKHKITEIGMVKMVAGNIVDRWQSLLNPGRRIPATITALTGIDDDMVRDAPTFADVADQVAAFTADCIFVAHNVNFDYGFIKQEFAQLERFWRRPKLCTVQQMRRYYKGLPSYSLANLTRHFNIDMQCHHRAMSDAIAASELLNLINEKRFSPVNDEYLEGST; from the coding sequence CCCTGTGCAGATTTATTGCACCCGCAGCATCAGGCTTTTTTGGCGGATTTTCATGCCGCGAGCAAAGATCAGCAATGCGCCCTGGTGCGCTGTATTAATCGAAAAACCTCGGCAATAAAAATTAGCTCGCTAAGTTTTGGCGAGCTGCCCAATATTCAGGATTTGCTAGTGCAACTGATTGCGCTAGGCTGGCTGGCCCACCCTACTATCGATGATATTGACCAATGGTTGCTAGCACTAACCAAAGATGAGCTATTTACCGTGTACAGCGAATGTGCAAGTAATGACGGCTCAATAAATATCAGCGAAGCCAATAGTATGAGCAAAATCAGCAAAAGCGCGTCTAAGCCGCAGTTATTAGCCGCTTGTCGACAGTTGCCTAAACAGGCTTTTACCGATTGCTCTGCTTTTAACCGCTATGTGCTGCGTAAAGTAGACCCCATTATCGACTATTTTTTATTTCTTTATTTTGGCAATACTACGTCGCGCTTAAATCAGTTTTCGCTGCGTGATTTAGGCATTATGCAGACACGCGAAGAATACGCCCAAATGCAGTCTAGATTTGACTGTAAAGTTGCGGCGTTTAGTAACTTTGTATTATCCAAGCATTTATCTAAGCCGGGCCAACTTAGCTTTGATTCAGCGCAAGAAATTGAAGCAGCACTGGCAGCGGTTCCTCAGCCAATTGGCCATAACGCAGTAGAAAAGCACAATGCCATTGTTTACCAGCTTGCAGTGGCTTTACTGCCTTTTGATAGCAATCGTGCACTAAATTTACTGTTAAAGATTGAATCCGAACAAGCGCAAGAAAAATGGTGCCGCGAAGCGTATAAAACTGCCGAGCCGCAACTGGTTAAAACTCACTTAGAAAACATTATTGATAACCCGATAAGTGATCGTTTGCTCAGCTTTGCCGAAGATTTTTTAGCCCGTAAATACCAACAAAAACGCACCAGTGTGCTGACGGATATGCTGCGCAAAGGCAATCAGCACCTATGCTTAGATGAAGTGTATAAAGGCGATGTTGAACGCGGAGTTGTCGCGCATTACGCACATTTAGGTAAGCCCGCTTATCGCACTGAAAATTGCTTGTGGCGTAGCTTATTTGGCTTAATATTTTGGCAAGAGCTTTTTGAAACCCCTGGGCTGGGCTTGGCCACGCAGTTTGATTTAATGCCCAGCTGCTTAAAGCAAAACAACTTTTATGCTGCTGCCAGCCAACAAATAGAACATAAGCTTAACTGCCTTAATAACGCTGAGGCAATACTGCTATTAATTAATAAAAATGCAGCTCAGTATTACGCTACTAAACAAGGAATATTTCAGTGGCGCAATGATTTATTGCAGCAGTTGTCGGTCTTTATTAAGCATGCTCCTGTTGCGGGTATCACCGCGCAACTTCGCCGTATCAGTAAAGATTGGCTAGGCTGTCATGACGGCTTTCCCGACATTATGCTAATAGACCAAGGTAAGCTGCGTTTTGAAGAGATTAAAGCACAGGGTGATGTGCTACGACGCAATCAACTCATGTGCATAAAGTCTCTGCGAGAGACTGGTTTTGACGTTCGCATTACTACTGTTGATTTTATTGTCGACCCCAATCAACCTTATGTAGTAGTTGATATTGAAACCACTGGCGGCCGAACCGGCAAGCATAAAATCACAGAAATTGGCATGGTAAAAATGGTGGCAGGCAACATTGTTGACCGCTGGCAAAGTTTGCTAAACCCTGGGCGGCGCATACCAGCCACTATAACCGCGCTAACCGGCATTGATGATGACATGGTGCGCGACGCGCCAACCTTTGCCGACGTTGCCGACCAAGTTGCAGCGTTTACGGCCGACTGTATTTTTGTGGCACATAATGTCAATTTTGATTACGGTTTTATTAAACAAGAGTTTGCCCAGCTTGAACGCTTTTGGCGGCGGCCAAAATTATGCACAGTACAGCAAATGCGTCGCTACTATAAAGGCTTGCCGTCATACTCGCTAGCCAACCTTACTCGGCATTTCAATATAGATATGCAATGCCATCATAGGGCTATGTCTGATGCCATTGCCGCAAGCGAATTGCTTAATTTAATTAATGAAAAAAGATTCAGCCCTGTTAATGATGAGTATTTAGAGGGCAGCACATAG
- a CDS encoding DUF7010 family protein, with amino-acid sequence MKFSDAQKDMRLAYFGGATGVVVSGIIWCIAGLIAIMSSQQLSMLTLFFAGMFIHPLAILLAKTLKRSGKHESKNPLGKLALESTIILFIGLFIAFYVAKLQVDWFYPIMLMIIGVRYLVFNTLYGLKIYWLLGIVLMLFGMLCIVLGANFVVGAFIGGITEIIFSLVIFKQSKRQALKPA; translated from the coding sequence ATGAAATTTTCAGATGCACAAAAAGATATGAGGTTGGCGTATTTTGGTGGGGCAACAGGTGTTGTAGTGTCGGGTATTATTTGGTGTATTGCAGGTTTAATCGCCATTATGTCTTCACAGCAATTAAGTATGTTAACGCTTTTTTTTGCCGGAATGTTTATCCATCCGTTAGCCATATTGTTAGCAAAAACACTTAAACGTTCTGGAAAGCATGAATCTAAAAACCCGCTGGGTAAACTTGCCTTAGAAAGCACCATTATTTTATTTATTGGTTTATTTATAGCGTTCTATGTAGCTAAGCTGCAAGTTGATTGGTTTTATCCCATCATGCTAATGATAATTGGTGTGCGATACTTAGTGTTTAACACTTTATATGGCCTTAAAATCTATTGGCTTTTAGGCATAGTTCTGATGCTTTTCGGCATGTTATGTATAGTGTTAGGTGCTAATTTTGTGGTCGGTGCATTTATTGGCGGGATCACAGAAATAATATTTTCATTAGTGATTTTTAAGCAATCGAAACGGCAAGCTTTAAAACCCGCTTAA
- a CDS encoding GNAT family N-acetyltransferase: MELVTPSIKYQQSYCDYIAELANEERYPFPLDFDFTDFEALLAKLADYAAGKNLPAGYVPSSTLWLVDNDQLLGVTNIRHYLNEQIKHCGGHIGLGIRPSYRGKGLGNLLMRLSIAHLKQKGVTPIHIHCYQDNYASANCIISNGGVLESELVLDEAMAKQIGPVKVQPVKIVQRFIVK; the protein is encoded by the coding sequence ATGGAATTAGTAACACCTTCAATAAAATATCAACAAAGCTATTGTGACTATATTGCTGAATTAGCCAATGAAGAGCGTTATCCGTTTCCGCTAGATTTTGACTTCACAGATTTTGAAGCCTTATTAGCCAAGCTAGCCGATTATGCCGCGGGTAAAAATCTACCCGCCGGTTATGTCCCCAGCTCAACCTTATGGTTAGTTGACAATGATCAGCTACTCGGTGTGACCAATATTCGCCATTACTTAAATGAGCAGATTAAACATTGCGGCGGCCATATCGGCTTAGGCATTCGACCGTCATACCGTGGCAAAGGCTTAGGTAATTTATTAATGCGTTTATCAATAGCGCACTTAAAGCAGAAAGGTGTAACGCCAATCCATATCCACTGCTACCAAGACAATTACGCATCAGCTAACTGTATTATCAGCAACGGTGGCGTGTTGGAGTCTGAGTTAGTGTTGGATGAAGCTATGGCTAAACAGATAGGTCCTGTAAAAGTACAGCCTGTAAAAATAGTGCAAAGGTTTATAGTTAAGTAA
- a CDS encoding manganese efflux pump MntP — MLEIILLAVALSMDAFAVAIGLGSKHKLKPKKLAIMAAIYFGLFQGVMPLIGYLAGMGVIGWIEAYAKWLAFILLFLVGAKMIYEAFSAGIEDDLQNISHRIMLVLAIATSIDAMAAGFALTVLNINPFIACAIIALITALFSYIGVYVGAKSGAKLESKAELLGGIVLILIGLKIVFM; from the coding sequence ATGTTAGAGATAATTTTACTAGCCGTTGCTTTAAGTATGGATGCCTTTGCGGTTGCCATTGGTTTAGGCTCAAAGCATAAATTGAAACCAAAAAAATTAGCCATTATGGCGGCTATTTATTTTGGCCTTTTTCAAGGGGTAATGCCGTTAATTGGTTATCTCGCTGGTATGGGGGTGATAGGCTGGATAGAAGCTTATGCGAAATGGCTGGCGTTTATATTGTTATTTTTGGTTGGCGCTAAAATGATTTATGAGGCGTTTTCTGCAGGTATAGAAGATGACTTACAAAATATCAGCCATCGCATTATGCTGGTACTCGCCATCGCGACCAGTATTGATGCCATGGCTGCTGGCTTTGCGCTAACGGTACTTAACATTAATCCTTTTATTGCTTGCGCTATTATCGCGCTAATCACCGCGCTTTTTTCTTATATTGGGGTTTACGTCGGGGCAAAAAGTGGCGCCAAATTAGAAAGCAAAGCTGAGCTTCTTGGCGGCATAGTGCTGATATTAATAGGCTTGAAAATTGTATTTATGTAG
- a CDS encoding putative porin yields MSFKYILPIMALTASATIAAEEYQLFTELKADHVRVSGENETNWALDGTYFFDKKQTLGPLDQFEYINKVSNIGASFNRVFDNNVWAVDGEYFFANNIVVSASHQYFGSDFNVSTFGLGYLLADNFIVRAEAIKPKDESTAFLFSASYDLQLQNNDYIGFTAKVDDEFDYFEISSKYFASFGQASYFAIGLGLADYDGTTAWNTELDYYFTKMTSVGVTYNKQDDFSVNAKHYLSSNWALNAGYGSNADTSAVKVYSLSVIGQF; encoded by the coding sequence ATGTCGTTTAAGTATATTTTACCCATTATGGCGTTAACCGCTTCAGCAACTATTGCTGCGGAAGAGTATCAATTATTTACTGAGCTTAAAGCTGACCACGTGCGTGTTAGTGGCGAAAATGAAACAAATTGGGCTTTAGATGGCACTTATTTTTTTGATAAAAAACAGACTTTAGGTCCATTGGATCAGTTTGAATATATTAATAAAGTCTCCAACATAGGCGCAAGTTTCAATCGTGTTTTTGACAATAACGTTTGGGCTGTTGATGGTGAGTATTTCTTTGCAAATAATATAGTTGTTTCTGCAAGCCATCAGTACTTTGGCAGTGACTTTAATGTTAGTACCTTTGGTTTAGGCTATTTATTAGCAGACAACTTTATTGTGCGTGCAGAAGCCATTAAGCCCAAAGACGAAAGCACTGCGTTTTTATTCTCAGCTAGTTATGATCTTCAGTTACAAAACAATGACTATATTGGTTTTACTGCGAAAGTAGATGATGAATTTGATTATTTTGAAATCAGCAGTAAATACTTTGCGAGCTTTGGTCAAGCAAGCTATTTTGCGATCGGCTTGGGTTTAGCAGATTACGATGGCACTACAGCTTGGAATACGGAACTAGATTATTACTTTACTAAAATGACATCGGTTGGTGTTACTTATAATAAACAAGATGATTTTAGCGTTAATGCTAAGCATTACTTAAGCTCAAACTGGGCTTTAAATGCCGGTTATGGCAGTAATGCAGATACTTCTGCTGTAAAAGTTTATTCTTTATCTGTAATTGGCCAGTTCTAA